DNA sequence from the Parasphaerochaeta coccoides DSM 17374 genome:
TCAAACATGAGCCTCTGTTCACGAAGCGTAGAACGCAGTTCGTATTCGCCTATCATTTCAGGCAAACCGTCCTCATGCAGCGCAGTGATGAGGATTTCCTTCATGTCCCCTTCATGCATGCGGTTCTTCTGCCCCTGTAGCATGATGACACCCAGCACGGTTTTCTTGCCATTCCATCTCATGTCCAGACTCAAAGGATACGTCGTACCACGCAGGATGAAGGATGTATTGGGGTTCCCATCGACAAGACTCTCCGCATTTTCATACTCTCTGCCATGGAAACCCGTGAGACGAGCGTCAAGACTGAGCATGATACGATTAGGATGGAGACGGTGGGAAATGAAATCCGGCTCCACACTACAGACAGGGTTGAAACCTTTACTCCCCAGGTAGCGACGGATAGCGGACATGAACGTATATGCCGCCGGGCGTTCCTCAAAACGCCCTTCCAGGTCAGCCGTAACAACCATCAGTTTTCCCTTGGACATCCTGCATTCAAACATGAAAGCCAGATCAAGGCTCCTGTTATGATCATCGATCAGACGCATAATGGGATTGAGGGCTGGAAGCCCTTCCATGCAGAAGCTTCGGGCACGGTCAAAGATGTCTTCCCACTGCCATCCTCCCCATGATTCGCTGGGAAAGGACATGAACACAGGGTGAGACGTATCAACGACCATTCCCATGCCCCTTTGCCATGACGGACCCATCTGGGCATTCCAGAATACCGGCTTGAACGATGCGGGCGGACAGTCATAATCCAGTTCGTCCAGACGTGGGGTAAAAAGTACGGAATGCCCTTTATCCAGCGCTTCCAGTGCCACAGTCCAATCCTTGGTATGGAGCACATCGGCATAAAGCGCATCCACTTCCGCATCATGGGCATCATGGGTATCCAGTCGTCCTGGGCGTTCCAGCCCTTCCGGTCGTGGATAGACATGGAGCGTCCAGCAATTTGACACATCTCCCATCCGTAGTGTAAAGGTGGTGTCCCACGGTTCCTTGACGCAGGCAAGGTCAAGTTCCACGACACCAGCGTGGATGTTCTTGCCAAAGGGCAGTGAAAGACGGGGAAGCACGCCGGAAGCAAGAAGACGCTTTCCCTGCGTCAGGCTCCATATAATTACGGCATCCTTCACGGGAGATTCCCCATAATGGCAGATTTCAACAGGTACCTCCACTTTCTGTCCAGTCCTGAATACATACCCCGGCAACCGTGCCAACAGGACGGTAGGAGAACAGAAACGCCTCCATTCATCATTGTCTACATAGCCTTTTTCATCCCAGAAAGCATCCAGGATTCCCACGGTCGCCATCCCCTGTCCAAGATAGTCATGGATGTCCAGAAGCTCGAAACCCTGGATATGCGGAGTACGGAAGTTGGCCTCCAGTTCTTCCTTGTACATCATAGCCTGGAGCTTTCCTGAATTTCTTGAGAAAAGAGCATTGTACTTCAAAAGACCTTTCTGCCTGGCATGTTCCTGATAGACCTCATAGTTCCCCGGCCTCATATACCCGGTAAACTTGGAGATGATTGAAAAATCAGGGTATGAACACCATTGCCCAAGCTCATGCGCAATGACAGGTAAGGTCGCTCCTTCCAGGCTGCTGCCATAATCCTTCCCTTTCCATCCTTCACTATTGCGGATGTTACCACCGAGAATCGGACCGTACCCGGAACGATGAAAATAAATATAATCAGTGTCCTTCTCCGTGATATCCCGTGGCGGTACGTCATAGAACCATCCGGATTGGGCAGTATAAAGCCGTCGGCCACCATATCCGAGCTGGTGGTCATAATCCCTCGTCTCCTTCACCCATTCACAGAGAGGCACGTACCAAGAACCACCCGGTTCATTGGATGGAGAGAACAGGACAAAGGAGGGATGATGTCCAAACTCTTTAAGTATCCTCCGGGTTTCCCCTCTGAGGATGTCCACCATGGGAATCCCTGGATTGAATATGTTCCACATTCCCGCTTCGACCTGGATGAAAACCCCTGCCTTGTCCGCCGCGGCGAAAGCGGCTTGGGGCGGGCAATATGAATGGCAGCGGATGAAGTTCAGTCCCCAGTGCGTGACTATATCCATGATTCGTGTCCAGAAAGCCGGTGAGACATCAGGCATTCCGGAAAGTGGATAGTCTCCGCCGAAATGAGTTCCCCTTAAGTATTCGCTCTTGCCGTTCACAAGGAACATTCCACCTTTCACTTCCATCTGGCGCTGATGCGCAGCCGCATAGAGCGAGCGGGCAGTCTGACGTTCCTTTATTTCCTCATTGGTAAGGAGGACTATCTCTCCCCCCATCCCGTTCCATGTGGCGGCAAGGGCATCGGAAACGCCGTGTCCGTCAGGTCGGTAAGGAAGGGAGAAGGAATTGTCCATGAGGACACATATCTCATGAGTACCTGCTTCAAGATGCCCCAGCGGTATCTGATGTGGTGTACAGAGGGAAAAATCACTGCCCTTTTCCGTGCCATCGACAGAGACGGTACTTTTCCAATGGGCAAGTTCGATGCGCAGGACATAATCAGCGGGTACATCGAGCGTAAAACTTCTCCCGTACCATGCCTTGCCAATGAAATGCCGTGGAGGTTGAGAAAGAAAGGGGACGCGGACGCCTGACTCCTGGGCATACGCATATTCATCCCGGACATACCAACAGGCATCATGAAGTCCGCTGACCCAAGGCGTGTCACGGCTTATCTCATCTCCGTATCCCTGGGCTTGCAGGGTTCCGGGAATATGGATGAAGCCTTGATGATTCTCCTTCTCACGCAAAGCAAGCGACCACTGCCCGGATAAATTAATCACCGGAGGCGAAGCGTGCGCTTCTCCTCCTCTCTGATTCTTTTCATGAACGCCCATGCCCGTGTCGTCCGTTTCGGCGTCATTCCTGCTCATGCTATGTCCTGCCCTTCTGACGAATGCTGTACGTCAGCGTATATGCGCTCATGGATTATATGCTCTCATGAACCGTGAGATTCCGGTATCGGGCTGTCAGCGGAGCCAACTGGCGGAAACCGATATGTCCGGCTCCCAATCTGTCGCCGTAAGAAACCCCGTCGTCACGGTATGTGAAGATGGGGAGGTCGTTGACGGAAAAACTTACAGAATCCGGCTCCTTCACTACGCACAGGCGGTAAAAATCATGGACATCAGCCGCACCGGGAATAGGATCGGCCCCCTGTGCCACCAGATGGAAGCCATGGCTCTTGCGCAGGTTGCAGGTATGGAACATCCTTTCATCTGGCTCTTTCCTGCGGAAATAAGAAACATGGAAGGCATTGATGTCGCCGCTGTGATATTGAGGATACTCGCCTGTACGCGGCAACAGCGCAGGGCTGAAAAGATCTTCCCCGTTCCGACCTGTGGCGGAAAAGAACAGGATGCACAGACCCACATCAGTCACCGGCATGAACTCCCATTCTATCACGCATCTGTCCGGAATAAGAAGCGGACACCATAGCACGAAATTGGCCTTCTGCCCCTGTTCTCCCGGTAGTTCATTCTCCATCTGCAAGAAACCGTCCGCGCACGTGATGCGTGCCTTGCCTTCCAGGATGAAATCCTTGATGTCGGCATCGTTATGCAGGGGATTATCATAAAGCATCTTTCCTTTCATGATAGCCTCATCCCTCCATTGACCATTGTATTCTTTAGCTACGCCCTACGCCTTACGGAAACCAGTACCGGGAAAAGTGGAGAGAAGTTCCTTGATACCTTCCAAGGTCTCCGGCAAATCGTCTTCTATGAAATCCAAGGTCATAATGACGTTGAGACACCATTGCGCCGCAAAGTTGGTTGATATCCAAGGAATTTCAATCAGATTCTCCTTGTTGCCAACATTCTGCGCCTGTGTCATGGAAAAGCCTTGGAAATTGTTGTCGGATATCAATGCCGACAGAAGGCCTCTCCATACCGCAAGGGCTGTATTCCGGTCACCCAGATACCATGCGCCGTATGCTCCCATGGCCGCCGCCATGAATGGCAAGGAAAATTCCCTTTCTCCGATGCTCCCTCCGGATTCCCTGAGCTGCTGCTCACGGGACAGGAAATAGAACCTGCCGTAGTCCGCCATCATCTTCTTCCATGGTTCATAGCCCAACAGGTCTCCCATTTCCATCCAAACGGAGGGCGCTCCCATGCATATCTGGAGATGGGTACCGCCTGTCGAACATTCTCCGATATAGCGCAGACGCACTGTCTTCGGGTCAAACTCAAAATCAGGCCCGCTTATCAGCTTGAGGGGAGCCGCTTCTATATCCCGGATTCCCACCATGATTTTCTCACGGTACGCCGCATCGTTGAAGCGTTCCCACTGTGTCATCCAGTTCGAGCACAGGCTGGACCAGTCGGGGCCGGAACGGGCATGAGCCGGATATGTCATTTCCGCTTTATCATAGAACTCTCCCAACGGGTCTTTTTCCAGGAAAGTGAGTTCATTGTCCTTGAGCTCGGCAAAAATATCCTCCATCCGACGGTCTCCGGTAAGGTAATAGAAATACCTGTGATGTCCGGCCATGGCAATCCTGGCCTCCTTGCAGGGACAACCCCAATGACGCACATTATGCCGGGAACCCAGCCCCTTGTACCTTCCGAAATGGTAGACATCTATTTCCGAGGCATGACGGCTCAATTTCTCGGCAAGGGTGAAAACATCCTCCCGACCGGAGCGCATGAACATCAGCCAAAGCCACAGTGTCGGGACAAGTTCCGTATTGTCCCATGCATACCCGCCCATGTCGTAACGCCAAACATGGCGTTCCTTGTCATAGGTATGCATGAAGTCCCCATGATTAAAAAGCCCCGTCCAGTTCCTCTGCTCCACTTCGTTCCTGTAGAACTCGATTGCTTTGTCCAGTTGTTCTTCCAGATAACGCCGGGATTCAATACTGCGGGATGGTAAGGACCAATACCCGAATGCCCTGCACCGGTGATAAAATTCCGGGTCGCCGACATATATCGGAGGATTGTCCACCTGATGAGCAAGTTCCTGAAGACGTACTTCAGCCGTTACCGGCTCTGATCCCCAGCTTAAGGTACATTCGCTTGTCGCTGCTATTCCGTATGCGCTGGCTCCGAAAAAATCATATCCTTCGTAATATACCTGGTTGTATCCGCGGTCGGTATAATGCCGGAAATCATAGGCTTCAGCAGCCGGAGAATAGAACCATACGTCAGTCCTGGTACGGGAACCAGCCAGACCGGACACGGTATAACCTGCCGGATGCCTTTTGGCAAAATCACGGAGGACAAAGGACAATGACCCATTCTCCCCTCCATGGGAAAGTCCCCCTCCGGCATACTGGCCGTCAAGACAATCAAGCCAGCATACGTCAGGGATGCCCGTCTTCTTCCTCACCTTGAAATGTCCGGGGTTGTCCTGGCAGAAATCATAGGTATCCCAGAAAGGCATGTCAGGAAGGATGCGCTTTATATTGGCCAAGACTGCTCCTTCCGGGTAAAGAAGCTCGCCGCGACACTGGGCGGCATATACGGCATCAGGAATCCGTGGCCGCCATGACAGGAGTTGAGCCACGCTTTCATGAAATGAACCAGCATCACCGAGGAAACGAATATGCCTGTTGTACATTTCTCCTTGGATGCGGGCGTCAAAAGAGATGCCGACGCCCTTGAGGAAATCACGTTTTTCCTCCCCGTCATAAAGAAAAGTATGAGTGAAGGACAGTGAATCCGAACCAATCCCCATGCCCATGCGTATGACAAATGGAATCAATTCTTCCCCTGATATCGGGTTCTTATGGATGCCTTCATATCTGAAAAGAACGTGGAAAGGACCGTCTTCTTCCACTTCCATGCTGGAAATCTCACCAAGGAAATCAGTGACTGTACGGGTTTCGATGGTTTCTTCCACCGCCCGTCTTTCCAGTTTGAGTACAGGAAAGGCTCCATGCACCCTAAGTTCACCGTTGACACGAAAGTCCTTGAACAGGAACCGCCCATGGGAACATACGGTAAACGATACATCCCCTGCGGTGATGTCAAAGGAACCTTTTTCCGACCCGGCGTTCATGGAAACCATCGGAAATGAAGATGCTGATGATGAAGAAACACAAGGAAAATCAGGTATCACAGAAATTCCGGCGTGCGCCTTCATTCCTCTCCGGTTTTCTTTGCAACTTTTTGTATCGGGCGCAAGGACACTGCCAATTAGTTCCACTTCCGCTGTCATGCGTCCCGCGTCCGCTGTATGCGCAGTCCATTTTACACTTCCATCGGGATAATAGGCGGTAATCCTGCTCTGAACCGGCAGTTCCGTACCGTCTGAAGTCCTGAGATGGAAATCTCTCGTGCCGGGAAACTCGCCCTGCTCCCAGATACAGCCGAAAGTCACATATCCTGATTGGGCACGCCCCGGTAGATTATGCAGTTTCATGGTCATGTCTTCCTCTGCTTCAAAAGCACCAGCACCACCAACAGATGAAAAACCGACTGGAAGGATAGTCGCCTCATTTCCCAGCCTTCTTCCTTCTTCTTTGGTCTTCTTCTGTTGAACATCATATCATGCAGCCCATCATATCACTATCATGTGAAGAAGGCGTACTGAACCAGCACGCCTTCCCCTGCACATGTTCCTGTGACAGCCTTTGACAGCCGTCTATTTCTTGGCTGCCTGATGCAATTGGTTAATCTCAGCAATCAACCGGGTTCCTCCACGGTCAGCCCATGCCTTGGCCGCTGCCGCAAAGCCAGCATCATCAATCAAACCGCAGACATACTGCGTGCGGGCATCATCAATGATCTGTTCAATGTCAGTACCGACTTCCGCGTTGACCGAAGAATTGGCAAGATACCCAAGCGCAGGATTGAACACCGCGACAGCCTTGTTGCGCGCGAACGCCGCGTCAGCCGCAAGGTCGCTGTCCGTCTTCACCAAGTGTGGCTTGGGAGATTCCAGGTACGGGAAATACGTGATTGACTGGTTCAGTCCGACCTGGGGAGTCTGGGCAACGGTAAGCTTGTTGTACATCACTATGTCACCGTCAGCATTCAATTCGTATGTGACACCTTCAAGACCATAGTCCGCAAGCACCAGCATCTCTGGATCATTAATCCTGTCAAGGTACGTCAGACAGTTGATTACATCCTGCTCAGTCTTTGCTCCGTCTTTGGTAATCAGATAATACCCGTTATGCCCGGAGGTAGCCAAAGTGACACCCTCGATAGGCCCAAGCAAAGTCATGGTAGCAACCTGATCGGGATTGACGACCGAGCGGATATCGTTCTGCTTGTAGTAGTTCCATATCCTTTTTCCGGAATCCATCACGTCTATGAAAATACCAGCCTGTCCTTTCCTGAGAGCATCACCGAACGTACCGGAATCAACTGATGGCCAGTCAGGGCGTACAAGCCCGTCCGCGTACATCTTGCGCATCCATCTCAGAGCAGTCATGAATTCTGGTGTCTGGTGAACGGGAATGAGCTTTCCGTCTTTTTCGACCCATTCATTTCCGACTCCGAACCATGTCTGGATGATATCGAGCGGCCCGACATACTTCACCAGCTCAAGGCCGTATGTATCATTCTTTCCATTCCCGTCAGGATCGTTGTATGTAAACTTGTACATCATGTCATACACGTCCTCAATCGTTTCAGGAGCCTTCGTGATACCTACCTTTTCAGCCCAGTCAGTGCGGTAAGAGAAGCCGAGACGGCCAATCTGCCGACCACGGTAGACAGCTATGATTTTCCCGTCAACAGTAAATGACTTGATGACATCACGGCTGTACTGGGAAAGATTGGGGAACCTTGCAGCATCAGCAAGATAAGGAGTCAAGTCCCAGAAAGCGCCTTTCTTCGCGGCATCCACGACGTTTGCGCTCATTTCTCCGGAACCGGTTATAATCATGGGCATGTTGTTCCTGTCCATCAGAACCAGTCCGAGCTTTTCCTTGTAGACATCGTTATTTTCCCATCTCCAGTCAACATGGATGCCCGTATGCTCCTCATACCTGCGGATGACTTCATCCGAATACTCGTTCTTAAGCTCCGTGCCGTAGAACGCTGTGACCATGAACGTGATGGTTGGTTTTCCGTCTCCACCCGTGACGGCAGAACCTTTTGCCTGGTCCTTCCCTCCCTGTGCAAAAACCAGGGCGGGAACCAACAAAAGCATAGCTAGCAACATACATGTCCTCTGTTTTTTCTCCATTTGTATCCTCCTTGATATGATGGCAGATCAAACTGCGTTTTTCAAAAAGACATGGATTCATTTCATCCTTTTACGGAACCTATCATGACTCCTTGCGTGAAATATTTCTGGATGAACGGATAGAGCATGAGCATGGGAATGGTGGCCACCACGGTCGTAGCCATCTTGACAGCCTTCTCCGGTGGCAATCCGAATGCGCCCCAGTCAAATCCGCTATCCATTGTCACCATGGACGTAAGGAAGATGATGCGGCGCAAGGCAATCTGCACGACTTCCTTACTCATGTCGGAAATATACATCATGGCATTGAAATATGCGTTCCAATGCGATACCGCATAGAAAAGCGACACGGACGCGAGGGCTGGCTTGGACAAAGGCAGGAAAATACGCACGAAGATATTCAGGTCATTGGCACCATCAATACGTGCCGCTTCTTCCAGCTCCTGGGGAATCCCCTGGAAGTAATTCTTAATGATAATCATGTTGAACATGTTGATGCCGCCAGGCAGCCACAACGCCCAGAATGAATTTTTCAACTTCAACCCATTCGCGACCAACATGTACATCGGAACCATCCCGGCAGGAAACAGCAGGCAGATGAGAACCATCATCA
Encoded proteins:
- a CDS encoding glycoside hydrolase family 2, which produces MSRNDAETDDTGMGVHEKNQRGGEAHASPPVINLSGQWSLALREKENHQGFIHIPGTLQAQGYGDEISRDTPWVSGLHDACWYVRDEYAYAQESGVRVPFLSQPPRHFIGKAWYGRSFTLDVPADYVLRIELAHWKSTVSVDGTEKGSDFSLCTPHQIPLGHLEAGTHEICVLMDNSFSLPYRPDGHGVSDALAATWNGMGGEIVLLTNEEIKERQTARSLYAAAHQRQMEVKGGMFLVNGKSEYLRGTHFGGDYPLSGMPDVSPAFWTRIMDIVTHWGLNFIRCHSYCPPQAAFAAADKAGVFIQVEAGMWNIFNPGIPMVDILRGETRRILKEFGHHPSFVLFSPSNEPGGSWYVPLCEWVKETRDYDHQLGYGGRRLYTAQSGWFYDVPPRDITEKDTDYIYFHRSGYGPILGGNIRNSEGWKGKDYGSSLEGATLPVIAHELGQWCSYPDFSIISKFTGYMRPGNYEVYQEHARQKGLLKYNALFSRNSGKLQAMMYKEELEANFRTPHIQGFELLDIHDYLGQGMATVGILDAFWDEKGYVDNDEWRRFCSPTVLLARLPGYVFRTGQKVEVPVEICHYGESPVKDAVIIWSLTQGKRLLASGVLPRLSLPFGKNIHAGVVELDLACVKEPWDTTFTLRMGDVSNCWTLHVYPRPEGLERPGRLDTHDAHDAEVDALYADVLHTKDWTVALEALDKGHSVLFTPRLDELDYDCPPASFKPVFWNAQMGPSWQRGMGMVVDTSHPVFMSFPSESWGGWQWEDIFDRARSFCMEGLPALNPIMRLIDDHNRSLDLAFMFECRMSKGKLMVVTADLEGRFEERPAAYTFMSAIRRYLGSKGFNPVCSVEPDFISHRLHPNRIMLSLDARLTGFHGREYENAESLVDGNPNTSFILRGTTYPLSLDMRWNGKKTVLGVIMLQGQKNRMHEGDMKEILITALHEDGLPEMIGEYELRSTLREQRLMFDSPRSLSGIRLTVRSGFQKAGMKEWREWEDGWHHEETETEAIVEIAVFNLIVAEQVGSEDVCYWKATGKTSTKEIEA
- a CDS encoding DUF1961 family protein, which translates into the protein MKGKMLYDNPLHNDADIKDFILEGKARITCADGFLQMENELPGEQGQKANFVLWCPLLIPDRCVIEWEFMPVTDVGLCILFFSATGRNGEDLFSPALLPRTGEYPQYHSGDINAFHVSYFRRKEPDERMFHTCNLRKSHGFHLVAQGADPIPGAADVHDFYRLCVVKEPDSVSFSVNDLPIFTYRDDGVSYGDRLGAGHIGFRQLAPLTARYRNLTVHESI
- a CDS encoding extracellular solute-binding protein, yielding MEKKQRTCMLLAMLLLVPALVFAQGGKDQAKGSAVTGGDGKPTITFMVTAFYGTELKNEYSDEVIRRYEEHTGIHVDWRWENNDVYKEKLGLVLMDRNNMPMIITGSGEMSANVVDAAKKGAFWDLTPYLADAARFPNLSQYSRDVIKSFTVDGKIIAVYRGRQIGRLGFSYRTDWAEKVGITKAPETIEDVYDMMYKFTYNDPDGNGKNDTYGLELVKYVGPLDIIQTWFGVGNEWVEKDGKLIPVHQTPEFMTALRWMRKMYADGLVRPDWPSVDSGTFGDALRKGQAGIFIDVMDSGKRIWNYYKQNDIRSVVNPDQVATMTLLGPIEGVTLATSGHNGYYLITKDGAKTEQDVINCLTYLDRINDPEMLVLADYGLEGVTYELNADGDIVMYNKLTVAQTPQVGLNQSITYFPYLESPKPHLVKTDSDLAADAAFARNKAVAVFNPALGYLANSSVNAEVGTDIEQIIDDARTQYVCGLIDDAGFAAAAKAWADRGGTRLIAEINQLHQAAKK
- a CDS encoding carbohydrate ABC transporter permease, whose protein sequence is MPGTRSRTIKRSPFDQVQQVFIYIIVAAFALMTLLPFIYVIAGSFATERELTERSFFLIPRQFSLNAYEYILNAGDVLRGLKNSFIVALVGTCINMFLSTTLAYPLSRTYFKGRNFLMMMVLICLLFPAGMVPMYMLVANGLKLKNSFWALWLPGGINMFNMIIIKNYFQGIPQELEEAARIDGANDLNIFVRIFLPLSKPALASVSLFYAVSHWNAYFNAMMYISDMSKEVVQIALRRIIFLTSMVTMDSGFDWGAFGLPPEKAVKMATTVVATIPMLMLYPFIQKYFTQGVMIGSVKG